The DNA region ACTGCAGCGGCATCCCGAACTGACGGAAGGGGATGTCTACATTGCCGGACCGGAATCCGCCGGCAGACTCGCCGAACAGCTCTTCCTCGATGCCGGCCTGCCGAGGACGCGCGTGTTCATGACACATCGCAACCTTTGACAAGGCCGGTGTCTGTACCTCCTGAACAGGTTCCCCGCTCCACCACGGTCACCGCATGACCGCATCCTCCCGCCGCTGCGGCCCTGCCCCCCGGCGTCAGCCAGACCGATAGTCTGCAAGATGAAATTTTATTAATGCACTGCGGTTTTGCAGTCTGCTTAAATGACATCGCTCACAGGGTGTCGCGAGCGGAAACACCGTGCATAACCCCATTCGCCGTTCTGCGATGCCGGAACAAATCCCTGCTTCTCGAAAGGATGGACATCATGAATATCTTCTGTCGCCCCGGAACCGATTCATTGAGTGCAAGCCGCCTGCCCCGCGCAGCCACCATCCGTAGATGAATCATGTCAAGGTTAAGGATTTCATTGGAAGCAGCGCGGATCATTGCCTTGACGGCCGTCATCGGTTTCGTCGACGGGAATTCGAGGATCGAGGATGCGATAGCCTTCAGAAGCAGCAGTGCGCTCGTGACAACCAGGGAACACAGGGCATCCAGCGTGGCCGCCAAGGATGGCGAGGCTGCAGCAACGGCCGGGAGCACAGCCTATCTGGTCGAGGTCAGCCGCGGCAGCGACACCCGCATCGTGCTGGTCGATTCCGCCACCGGCCGGGTACTGCCGTCATGATCAAACTGGCTGCCATTCCGCTGCTGAGCGCACTCATGCTCTGCTCCGCGATGGCAGACGAGTTCGACGGTTATCCATATGCGACCGACAATGCCGGGAAATATTATTTCGCTGTCGATCTCGCATCCGCTACCTATGGCGGCTCGGTTTACCCCAGTACATCAGGATTGCGCCTTGCCGGAGGCTACAATTTCACCTCGCTGTTCTCGGTCGAGGCTGGCTACGCGATGCTGTCGAGTTCCAGCGACAACTGTGCCTATGGATGCGGCTATTACGGCGGCTACGGATATTATGGCTACGGCTATCCGGTGCCGCTGGCTTCCTACTCGTTCAATTCGTCGTCATTGCAGGTCGCCGGCATCGTCAACTTCCCGCTCAGCGATGCATTCTCCCTCTCCGGCAAGCTCGGATACGCCTACAACTCCATGAGCTATGAATCCACCGACAGCAACGGGAACAGCTTGCCCACGATAAGCGGTTCGCAATCCAATCGCCTGTACGGCATCGGGGCTCAATACAGCATGGGGGGAGGCATCGTTTTTCGCGCGCAGTACGAAGACCTGGGCAAGCTCCTGCCCGGTATCGGCATGCGGATGATGTCCATCGGCGCCATCTTCAACTTCTGAAGCCGCCCGCTCTCGTCCGGCACTCGCTGCCCCTTTGCTGGATCAGGCTGCGCCTGCCCCCTATGTGGTGGCCAGGCGCCGCGACGGGAACATCGATATGCTCACGCCGCCCAGCACCAGCAGGCCGCCGAGCAATTGCGCCGACGTCGGCAGCGTGCCCAGGAAACTGCCGACCAGCATGGCGAACACCGGGACGAGATTCAGGAAGATGGCCGCGCGCGCCGCACCGAGGCGGGCAATGCCGGCGCCCCAGAACAGGTAGGCCAGTACGGTGCCTCCGATGACCATGATGGCCATCGCGACAGCCGCCTTGCCATCGAGCGGACTCATGTGGGTCCCGCT from Sideroxyarcus emersonii includes:
- a CDS encoding outer membrane beta-barrel protein; the protein is MIKLAAIPLLSALMLCSAMADEFDGYPYATDNAGKYYFAVDLASATYGGSVYPSTSGLRLAGGYNFTSLFSVEAGYAMLSSSSDNCAYGCGYYGGYGYYGYGYPVPLASYSFNSSSLQVAGIVNFPLSDAFSLSGKLGYAYNSMSYESTDSNGNSLPTISGSQSNRLYGIGAQYSMGGGIVFRAQYEDLGKLLPGIGMRMMSIGAIFNF